In a single window of the Actinomycetota bacterium genome:
- a CDS encoding MMPL family transporter, with protein MSAFLYKLGRNSARHPFRVLAFWLLAAVAIVALQGSAGGEFDNSERVPGVESQHAADVLNDRFPSQGGLSARIVIHTDDGRLDDSDHRAAVERVRAQLGAGAAVAAVTDPFAVDAAALSVDGQTGYLDVTYALDKLTTAQLDDALAVTDAAQAEGVQVELTGSLALLAQEAPSSELIGVGVAIIVLLIAFGSVVATGLPIATALLGIFVGAAGVGVLAAVMDIPEFSLILCAMIGLGVGIDYALFIVTRHRQHLHEGMSVEDAAGTAVATAGQAVLFAGTTVVIAILGLFLAGLPAISGMGAAVALVVTVSMLAAVTLLPGLLGLAGSKIDKLSIHRRTHVVKPAHEAVAGRWANHVGRHPVRYAIVGLGALCAISLPALSMRIGVPDDGNAPAHTTQRVAFDQLADGFGPGFNGPILVVVELPAGADAATVGRIHDAVQADPGIAAVTAPVLNAAGDTAVFTANPTTAPQAAATDQLVRHLRAEVLPGAVEGTDVRVSLTGRAMLTDLSDRITDRLPLFIAAVVAMSFLLLMIVFRSILVPLKAAIMNLLSITAAYGVLVAVFQWGWGKGLIGLHDTMPINPFLPLIMFAILFGLSMDYEVFLLSRVREEYVKSGDNHDAVVRGLSGTARVITSAALIMISVFGAFVLSDDPNGKLFGVGLAAAVLIDATLVRMILVPATMSLLGKANWWLPGWLDRVLPHLDLEGAPGEPGTPGTPGAPDAPGDGAPDDGAREPQRERELTAV; from the coding sequence GTGAGCGCATTTCTCTACAAACTCGGCCGTAACAGCGCGAGGCACCCATTTCGAGTGCTCGCCTTCTGGCTGCTGGCCGCCGTCGCCATCGTCGCCCTGCAAGGCAGCGCCGGCGGCGAGTTCGACAACAGCGAGCGTGTTCCCGGCGTGGAGTCACAGCACGCCGCCGATGTTCTGAACGACCGGTTCCCGAGCCAGGGTGGGCTGTCCGCCCGGATCGTGATCCACACCGACGACGGGCGGCTCGACGACTCCGACCACCGCGCCGCTGTCGAGCGGGTCCGCGCCCAGCTCGGCGCCGGAGCCGCCGTAGCCGCCGTCACAGACCCCTTCGCAGTCGATGCGGCGGCGCTCAGTGTCGACGGGCAGACCGGCTACCTCGATGTCACGTACGCGCTCGACAAGTTGACCACCGCCCAGCTCGACGACGCTCTCGCCGTCACCGACGCCGCGCAGGCCGAAGGCGTGCAGGTGGAGCTCACCGGATCGCTGGCACTGCTGGCGCAGGAGGCGCCGAGCAGCGAGCTGATCGGTGTCGGCGTCGCCATCATCGTGCTCTTGATCGCGTTCGGGTCGGTGGTGGCGACCGGGCTCCCGATCGCCACGGCACTGCTCGGCATCTTCGTCGGCGCCGCCGGCGTGGGCGTTCTCGCAGCGGTGATGGACATCCCGGAGTTCTCCCTGATCCTGTGCGCAATGATCGGCCTCGGTGTGGGTATCGACTACGCCCTGTTCATCGTCACCCGACACCGCCAACACCTGCACGAGGGGATGAGCGTCGAGGACGCCGCCGGCACCGCCGTCGCCACCGCCGGGCAGGCTGTGTTGTTCGCCGGCACCACCGTGGTGATCGCCATCCTCGGTCTGTTCCTCGCCGGGCTCCCCGCCATCAGCGGCATGGGCGCCGCCGTGGCCCTCGTGGTGACCGTCTCGATGCTGGCCGCTGTCACGCTGCTGCCCGGCCTACTCGGCCTGGCCGGATCGAAGATCGACAAGCTCTCGATCCATCGCCGGACCCACGTCGTGAAGCCCGCCCACGAGGCCGTCGCCGGTCGATGGGCGAACCACGTCGGTCGCCACCCGGTGCGGTATGCGATCGTCGGCCTCGGTGCCCTGTGCGCCATCTCGTTGCCTGCACTCAGCATGCGCATCGGCGTGCCCGACGACGGCAACGCCCCAGCCCACACGACCCAGCGGGTCGCCTTCGACCAGCTCGCCGACGGATTCGGGCCCGGGTTCAACGGCCCGATCCTGGTCGTCGTCGAACTTCCCGCAGGCGCCGACGCAGCGACCGTCGGTCGCATCCACGACGCCGTCCAGGCTGACCCGGGGATCGCAGCGGTCACCGCTCCGGTGCTCAACGCCGCCGGCGACACCGCCGTGTTCACGGCCAACCCGACCACGGCACCGCAGGCGGCAGCCACCGACCAACTCGTGCGCCACCTCCGCGCCGAGGTGCTGCCGGGCGCTGTCGAAGGTACCGATGTACGGGTGTCGCTGACCGGCCGGGCGATGCTGACCGATCTGAGCGATCGCATCACGGACCGGCTCCCGCTGTTCATCGCCGCCGTCGTGGCGATGTCGTTCCTCCTGCTGATGATCGTGTTCCGCTCGATCCTCGTGCCGCTCAAGGCCGCCATCATGAACCTGCTTTCGATCACTGCGGCCTACGGTGTGCTCGTCGCCGTCTTCCAGTGGGGGTGGGGCAAGGGTCTGATCGGCCTGCACGACACAATGCCGATCAATCCGTTCCTGCCGCTGATCATGTTCGCCATCCTGTTCGGGCTCTCGATGGACTACGAGGTGTTCCTGTTGTCCCGGGTGCGTGAGGAGTACGTGAAGAGCGGCGACAACCACGACGCCGTCGTGCGTGGCCTGTCCGGCACCGCCCGGGTGATCACCTCGGCAGCGCTGATCATGATCAGCGTGTTCGGCGCCTTCGTGCTCAGCGACGACCCGAACGGCAAGCTGTTCGGTGTCGGCCTCGCCGCCGCCGTGCTGATCGACGCCACGCTCGTGCGGATGATCCTGGTACCGGCGACCATGAGCCTGCTGGGCAAGGCCAACTGGTGGCTCCCCGGCTGGCTCGACCGGGTTCTCCCGCACCTCGACCTCGAGGGCGCCCCCGGCGAACCCGGCACGCCCGGCACGCCCGGCGCACCCGACGCACCCGGCGATGGTGCTCCCGACGATGGGGCTCGCGAGCCCCAGCGCGAGCGGGAGCTGACGGCGGTCTGA
- a CDS encoding DUF1801 domain-containing protein: protein MAPIKTHPTGANVTAFLDSVPADRRRAEGHALRSLFERVTSEPAAMWGPSMVGFGSRPYSNAPRANEWFVVGFSPRKAALTIYGIHNGDAAPDPLLAELGPHTTGKGCVYVKRLDQIDQQVLERLVRKAWESS from the coding sequence ATGGCCCCGATCAAGACCCATCCGACCGGTGCGAACGTCACCGCGTTCCTCGATTCGGTGCCCGCCGACCGTCGACGCGCGGAAGGCCACGCCCTGCGCTCACTGTTCGAGCGGGTCACGAGTGAGCCGGCGGCGATGTGGGGTCCCTCGATGGTCGGCTTCGGCAGCCGGCCGTACTCGAACGCCCCGCGAGCCAACGAGTGGTTCGTCGTCGGGTTCTCGCCGAGGAAGGCTGCGCTGACGATCTACGGGATCCACAACGGCGATGCGGCTCCGGATCCGCTGCTGGCGGAGCTGGGTCCTCACACGACCGGGAAGGGCTGCGTCTACGTGAAGCGACTCGACCAGATCGATCAGCAGGTACTTGAACGGCTCGTCCGCAAGGCGTGGGAGAGCAGTTGA
- a CDS encoding glycoside hydrolase family 130 protein, translated as MSKTGGLAVRRATTRLEPDRSRVITQMFVPGQEGFDHQDSRTATVIARLLALDDEEVGSTLDQVVTDFGGRHRDLLATFERHAAAVADRLAPGCELSDERRLLLGATFTSEYAIEGAALCNPSMVAHPDQSGVPGGSLRFVMSVRAVGEGHRSSIGFRTGTIDATGQASFDPPPRFAVAGASRAVALDAATFRSELHRLGSRGENADFVLDSLGTTFSPADLDARLLELQANLTTRRHAERTIEVIRAIAERTYGVEFPADTSFGERVLRPSMSAECHGMEDARFVRFTHDDGRVSHYATYTAYDGFRISQQLLETTDFSTFTSVPLVGDGAANKGIALFPRPVHGRFAALSRWDRESNSVTFSDNLRRWPRAAPVQVPTRAWDVLQLGNCGSPIETDAGWLVLTHGVGPMRTYSIGALLLDLDDPTVVVSRLRQPLLEPERDEQNGYVPNVVYSCGALVHADTLVLPYGIGDASIGIATMAMSDLLAELDQTREG; from the coding sequence ATGAGCAAGACCGGTGGGCTCGCCGTTCGGCGCGCGACGACGCGACTGGAGCCGGATCGTTCTCGGGTGATCACGCAGATGTTCGTTCCGGGCCAGGAGGGCTTCGACCACCAGGACTCGCGCACCGCGACGGTGATCGCGCGGCTGCTCGCCCTCGACGACGAAGAGGTCGGCTCGACGCTCGACCAGGTCGTGACCGACTTCGGCGGACGGCACCGCGATCTGCTCGCAACCTTCGAACGCCACGCGGCGGCCGTCGCCGACCGGCTTGCACCGGGCTGCGAGCTGTCCGACGAACGGCGGTTGCTGCTCGGCGCGACGTTCACCAGCGAGTACGCCATCGAGGGCGCAGCTCTGTGCAACCCCAGCATGGTCGCCCATCCGGACCAGTCGGGAGTACCGGGTGGGAGCCTGCGGTTCGTGATGAGCGTCCGCGCCGTCGGCGAGGGCCATCGGTCTTCCATCGGTTTCCGGACGGGCACGATCGACGCCACCGGGCAAGCGAGCTTCGATCCTCCGCCGCGATTCGCGGTCGCCGGGGCGTCACGAGCTGTCGCGCTGGACGCCGCCACCTTCCGGAGCGAGCTTCACCGGCTCGGCAGCCGCGGGGAGAACGCCGACTTCGTCCTCGACTCGCTCGGCACCACTTTCTCGCCGGCGGACCTCGACGCGCGGCTGCTCGAGCTGCAGGCGAACCTCACGACACGCCGACATGCCGAGCGGACGATCGAGGTGATCCGCGCAATCGCCGAGCGGACGTACGGCGTCGAGTTCCCTGCCGACACGTCGTTCGGTGAACGGGTCCTGCGGCCGTCGATGAGTGCAGAGTGCCACGGGATGGAGGACGCCCGCTTCGTGCGGTTCACCCACGACGACGGGCGTGTCTCGCACTACGCGACCTACACCGCCTACGACGGCTTCCGCATCAGCCAACAGCTGCTGGAGACCACCGACTTCAGCACCTTCACCTCCGTGCCCCTGGTCGGTGACGGAGCGGCCAACAAGGGAATCGCTCTCTTCCCGCGACCGGTTCACGGCCGCTTCGCCGCGCTTTCGCGATGGGACCGTGAGTCCAACTCGGTGACGTTCTCGGACAACCTCCGGCGGTGGCCGCGCGCCGCCCCTGTCCAGGTACCGACCCGGGCGTGGGACGTGCTCCAGCTCGGCAACTGCGGGTCGCCGATCGAGACCGACGCGGGATGGCTCGTGCTCACCCATGGGGTCGGCCCGATGCGCACCTACAGCATCGGCGCGCTGCTTCTCGATCTGGACGATCCCACCGTCGTCGTGAGCCGGCTACGACAACCACTCCTCGAACCCGAGCGCGACGAGCAGAACGGCTACGTGCCGAACGTCGTGTACTCCTGCGGCGCGCTCGTGCACGCCGACACGCTCGTGCTGCCCTACGGAATCGGCGACGCCTCGATCGGCATCGCCACGATGGCGATGTCCGACCTGCTCGCCGAGCTCGACCAAACGCGCGAGGGCTGA
- a CDS encoding winged helix-turn-helix domain-containing protein — protein sequence MYIGLLGELEVVHDERHVLVAGAKLRSLLTILALHVGRVVPAEHLVEALWGDNPPAEVRNGLQGLVSKLRRALGSADLVVMRGDGYVLELTPGDVDIGRFEQLVAEGRALAGTGALAPAAELLAEADAIWRGDPLADFAYEMFASAPIARLSELRLVAAEERLDLELQLGLHHRAIVQLEELVAAHPLREALRGLLMLALYRGGRQADALRIFQEGRQLLGEELGLEPGPELRRLESAILNHDATLAAPAPPAAVQRPVASSRSPGIPEALTPLVGRDAEMRDLSALFVDHRFVTLVGPGGVGKTRLAIEVGRAEAERLSFGGHLVELAPVGDPAGVPAAIASALDLADPNRLAELIGEQDRLIVLDNCEHVITAAAAVVEHLLSRCPGLRLLATSREGLRVGGETIWPVAPLAADDAIRLFLTRAQAAGAPIELADDDREVIADICTQLDGLPLAIELAAARTRAFPITQIAARLNDRFRLLTGGSRTALPRQQTLRAVVDWSYDLLFDDEQRIFERLSVFPGGCDLDTAERVCADDTIAADDVADHLHALVEKSLVLAVPVDGELRFTQLQTLAQYGFERLTERGDAVRIRDAMAAHFSRLCSQSAAAFTGDQQRWWLTAMDRNHDNLRAALDWAVANDDAETALMIAGGAAWPHWLTGMVVEGRRWIADAFACRGPVDERTRALALTGRGLLDFLAGETEHCDDDLATALEIFERHHDRVSMALAHSFYAEQPVVLGRLAEARRRRLAVLDFYGASPDGAFEVAARSYSLAKLAIIDGDLAAAERHYRAATEGFGRLDRPVMNSMCLGMVADFDERAGDYPAAIERLEAAIETNESLLGGFTGSLSAHLGWVLLHDGQRARAKSVFEGALDTARRVSHTMVLFHAQAGLAAIHRLDGRNDDAVTCASEALELYRADGFRRFRNRVDPWYDLQAAAAVCNEVLAVTWAERDEPERAAELLADADRLRVESGVAVPAFLADDVARARAAASAALEF from the coding sequence ATGTACATCGGGTTGCTCGGTGAACTCGAGGTGGTGCACGACGAGCGGCACGTCTTGGTGGCAGGTGCCAAGCTGCGCTCGCTCCTCACGATCCTGGCCCTGCACGTGGGCCGGGTGGTTCCCGCCGAGCACCTGGTCGAGGCGCTGTGGGGGGACAATCCGCCGGCCGAGGTGCGCAATGGCCTGCAGGGGTTGGTTTCGAAGCTTCGACGGGCGTTGGGGTCGGCCGACCTGGTCGTGATGCGCGGCGACGGCTACGTACTGGAGCTGACACCGGGCGACGTCGACATCGGGCGGTTCGAGCAGCTGGTTGCCGAAGGGCGGGCGCTCGCCGGCACCGGCGCTCTCGCTCCTGCGGCCGAACTGCTGGCCGAGGCCGACGCGATCTGGCGAGGCGATCCTCTCGCCGACTTCGCATACGAGATGTTCGCGTCGGCGCCGATCGCCCGGTTGTCCGAGCTGCGACTTGTGGCCGCCGAGGAACGGCTGGACCTCGAGCTCCAGCTCGGCCTTCACCACCGGGCCATCGTTCAGCTCGAGGAACTTGTCGCCGCCCACCCCCTTCGTGAGGCGCTGAGAGGGTTGCTGATGCTCGCGCTCTACCGCGGCGGGCGGCAGGCCGACGCCTTGCGCATCTTCCAGGAGGGCCGTCAGCTATTGGGTGAGGAACTCGGCCTGGAGCCGGGGCCCGAGCTGCGCCGACTGGAGTCGGCGATCCTCAACCACGACGCGACGCTGGCCGCACCTGCGCCGCCAGCTGCCGTTCAACGCCCGGTCGCCTCCTCCCGCTCCCCAGGCATCCCAGAGGCGCTGACACCCCTCGTCGGCCGCGACGCCGAGATGCGCGACCTCTCCGCCCTGTTCGTCGACCACCGGTTCGTCACCCTCGTCGGTCCCGGGGGAGTGGGCAAGACCCGCCTGGCGATCGAGGTCGGACGGGCCGAGGCAGAACGTCTGAGCTTCGGCGGACACCTGGTCGAGCTGGCTCCGGTCGGCGACCCGGCCGGCGTTCCCGCGGCGATCGCCTCGGCACTCGACCTCGCGGATCCGAACCGGCTTGCCGAGCTGATCGGTGAGCAGGATCGGTTGATCGTGCTCGACAACTGCGAGCACGTCATCACCGCCGCTGCTGCGGTGGTCGAACACTTGCTGAGCCGATGTCCCGGACTGCGTCTGCTCGCGACGAGCCGCGAGGGTTTGCGCGTCGGCGGTGAGACGATCTGGCCCGTGGCGCCGCTGGCAGCCGACGACGCGATCCGGCTCTTTCTGACTCGCGCTCAGGCGGCGGGGGCGCCGATCGAGCTCGCCGACGACGATCGCGAGGTCATCGCCGACATCTGCACCCAGCTCGATGGGCTGCCGCTCGCCATCGAACTGGCTGCGGCTCGCACCCGAGCGTTCCCGATCACCCAGATCGCCGCTCGACTCAACGACCGGTTCCGCCTGCTGACCGGTGGGTCGCGCACGGCCTTGCCGCGCCAGCAGACGCTGCGTGCCGTTGTCGACTGGAGCTACGACCTGCTCTTCGACGATGAACAGCGCATCTTCGAACGGCTGTCGGTGTTCCCCGGCGGTTGCGACCTCGACACCGCCGAACGGGTATGTGCCGACGACACCATCGCCGCCGACGACGTGGCCGATCACCTCCACGCTCTCGTGGAGAAGTCGTTGGTGCTGGCCGTCCCCGTCGATGGCGAGCTGCGGTTCACGCAGCTCCAGACGCTCGCTCAGTACGGCTTCGAACGGCTCACCGAACGAGGCGACGCAGTACGCATCCGCGACGCGATGGCCGCCCACTTCTCCCGGCTGTGCTCACAGAGCGCAGCCGCGTTCACCGGCGACCAGCAACGATGGTGGCTCACCGCGATGGACCGAAACCACGACAACCTCAGGGCTGCGCTCGACTGGGCCGTCGCCAACGACGACGCCGAGACCGCACTGATGATCGCTGGCGGCGCTGCATGGCCGCACTGGCTCACCGGCATGGTGGTCGAAGGGCGGCGCTGGATCGCCGACGCGTTCGCATGCCGGGGCCCGGTCGACGAGCGGACGCGCGCCTTGGCGCTGACAGGTCGCGGCCTGCTCGACTTCCTCGCCGGCGAGACCGAGCACTGCGACGACGACCTGGCGACAGCCCTCGAGATCTTCGAGCGTCACCACGACCGCGTATCGATGGCGTTGGCCCACTCCTTCTACGCCGAACAGCCAGTGGTGCTCGGCCGCCTCGCCGAGGCTCGCCGTCGGCGCTTGGCCGTACTCGACTTCTACGGCGCATCTCCCGACGGCGCCTTCGAGGTAGCGGCCCGTTCGTACTCGCTGGCGAAGCTGGCCATCATCGACGGCGACCTCGCCGCCGCCGAGCGCCACTACCGAGCAGCCACCGAAGGCTTCGGGCGGCTCGACCGGCCGGTCATGAACTCGATGTGCCTCGGCATGGTCGCCGACTTCGATGAGCGTGCCGGTGATTATCCCGCCGCCATCGAGCGGCTCGAGGCGGCGATCGAGACCAACGAGTCGCTGTTGGGCGGCTTCACCGGATCGCTCTCGGCGCACCTCGGATGGGTGCTTCTCCATGACGGTCAACGAGCACGAGCCAAGTCCGTGTTCGAGGGCGCGCTCGACACGGCCCGCCGGGTCAGTCACACGATGGTGCTGTTCCACGCACAGGCCGGACTGGCGGCGATCCATCGGCTCGACGGACGCAACGACGACGCCGTCACCTGCGCCTCCGAGGCGCTGGAGCTCTACCGGGCCGACGGATTCCGCCGGTTCCGAAACCGGGTCGACCCGTGGTACGACCTGCAAGCAGCCGCAGCGGTGTGCAACGAGGTGCTTGCCGTCACCTGGGCAGAGCGCGACGAGCCGGAACGAGCGGCGGAGCTGCTCGCGGACGCCGATCGCTTGCGAGTCGAGTCGGGCGTAGCGGTCCCGGCGTTCCTTGCCGACGACGTCGCCCGGGCCCGGGCGGCGGCGTCCGCTGCCCTTGAGTTCTGA
- a CDS encoding glycosyltransferase, with amino-acid sequence MPLDPFVSPWDLGVPAPLTVGILSTFPPTACGLATFSAALADGLGAQGARVRVVRVSDGSPTASRLVVGELDNGRPASVAAAADLLNECDVAIVQHEYGVYGGADGDEVVAILGSLHIPSIVIAHTVLSAPTPHQRSVLVDVAALADRVVVMSEAARDRLRGGFAVEPERIDCIPHGAVVPPPRDSGSEQKRPTLLTWGLVGPGKGIERVIDAMTHLQQLAARPRYLVAGSTHPKVLAADGEAYRNARIEQAWRNGVAASVEFDAEYRDVPTLTAMIQSCTAVVLPYDSRDQATSGVLVDAIAAGRPVIATAFPHAVEMLASGAGIVVDHDDPDAMLDALIRLLTDPVQASRMAAEARRLAPSLGWTVVASAYLQLAERLLLDQTAMV; translated from the coding sequence GTGCCCCTAGATCCGTTCGTGTCCCCTTGGGATCTCGGCGTCCCAGCGCCCCTTACCGTCGGGATCCTCAGCACCTTCCCACCGACTGCCTGCGGGCTCGCGACCTTCAGTGCCGCGCTCGCCGACGGACTCGGAGCTCAGGGTGCTCGGGTACGCGTGGTTCGAGTCTCCGACGGATCACCGACGGCGTCTCGTCTCGTGGTCGGTGAGCTCGACAACGGTCGGCCTGCCTCCGTCGCCGCTGCTGCCGACCTGCTGAACGAATGTGACGTCGCGATCGTCCAGCACGAGTACGGCGTCTACGGCGGCGCCGACGGCGACGAGGTCGTCGCGATCCTCGGCTCCCTCCACATCCCTTCCATCGTGATCGCCCACACGGTCCTGTCCGCGCCGACCCCACATCAGCGGTCTGTGCTCGTCGACGTGGCGGCACTCGCCGATCGTGTCGTCGTCATGTCCGAAGCAGCACGGGATCGGCTCCGCGGCGGCTTCGCGGTCGAACCCGAACGAATCGACTGCATCCCCCACGGCGCCGTCGTCCCGCCGCCGCGGGACAGCGGCTCCGAGCAGAAGCGGCCGACGTTGCTCACCTGGGGGTTGGTCGGCCCGGGCAAGGGGATCGAGCGGGTGATCGATGCCATGACCCACCTTCAGCAGCTCGCGGCGCGGCCTCGTTACCTCGTTGCCGGCAGCACCCATCCGAAGGTGCTCGCGGCCGACGGTGAGGCCTACCGGAACGCTCGCATCGAGCAGGCCTGGCGCAACGGCGTCGCCGCCTCGGTCGAGTTCGACGCGGAGTACCGCGACGTACCGACCCTCACGGCGATGATCCAGTCCTGCACCGCCGTCGTCCTCCCCTACGACTCACGCGACCAGGCCACGTCGGGTGTGCTCGTCGACGCCATCGCCGCAGGACGGCCCGTGATCGCCACCGCGTTCCCGCATGCCGTCGAGATGCTCGCGAGCGGCGCGGGGATCGTCGTGGATCACGATGACCCTGACGCCATGTTGGACGCGCTGATCCGACTCCTCACCGATCCGGTTCAGGCGTCTCGGATGGCGGCGGAAGCGAGACGACTTGCTCCGAGCCTCGGATGGACGGTCGTGGCCAGCGCGTACCTCCAGCTTGCGGAGCGGCTGCTCCTGGACCAGACGGCGATGGTATGA
- a CDS encoding PPOX class F420-dependent oxidoreductase, giving the protein MTTALTDEVRQALTAGRLGHLNTINPDGSPQASVVWIGLDGEDIVVGHLMSGRKVTNIARDPRVALTVEAEGANPVGMTNYLVVHGTARLVEGGAPELLQRLAEIYVGPGVKFPPFDNPPAGHVIHITADRIGGVGPWAD; this is encoded by the coding sequence ATGACGACCGCGCTCACCGACGAGGTGCGCCAGGCTCTCACCGCGGGCCGCCTGGGCCACCTGAACACGATCAATCCCGACGGCAGCCCACAGGCCAGCGTGGTGTGGATCGGCCTCGACGGCGAAGACATCGTCGTCGGACACCTGATGAGCGGCCGCAAGGTGACCAACATCGCCCGTGACCCGCGCGTCGCGCTCACCGTCGAGGCCGAAGGCGCCAACCCGGTGGGCATGACGAACTACCTGGTCGTGCACGGCACCGCGAGGCTGGTCGAGGGCGGCGCGCCGGAACTGCTGCAGCGCCTGGCCGAGATCTACGTCGGCCCGGGCGTGAAGTTCCCGCCCTTCGACAACCCGCCCGCCGGGCACGTCATCCACATCACCGCCGACCGCATCGGCGGTGTCGGCCCCTGGGCCGACTGA
- a CDS encoding hemerythrin domain-containing protein translates to MTIFDDLRASHEVQRSLARTMTHGRASAENRRAAFLALAHELDAHATAEERHFYVPLLMDDAGLSVSRHALADHHKAEKLAEQLRGVDPTTDHFAEVAKQLATEVRDHLDEEEHGTFQLAGKLLSKTRQQQLAREYRAEYAKRGGPHTL, encoded by the coding sequence ATGACGATCTTCGACGACTTACGAGCGAGCCATGAGGTGCAGCGTTCGCTGGCCCGCACGATGACCCACGGTCGGGCCTCGGCCGAGAACCGCCGCGCCGCTTTCCTCGCGCTCGCCCACGAGCTCGACGCGCACGCAACGGCCGAGGAACGCCACTTCTATGTGCCGCTGCTGATGGACGACGCCGGGCTGTCGGTGAGCCGCCACGCGCTCGCCGATCATCACAAGGCCGAGAAGTTGGCCGAGCAGCTGCGCGGCGTCGATCCGACGACCGATCACTTCGCCGAGGTCGCGAAGCAGCTCGCCACCGAGGTCCGCGACCACTTGGACGAGGAAGAGCACGGGACGTTCCAGCTCGCCGGGAAGCTGCTGTCGAAGACCCGCCAACAGCAGCTGGCGCGCGAGTACCGAGCCGAGTACGCGAAGCGCGGCGGCCCCCACACGCTCTAA
- a CDS encoding glycosyltransferase has translation MTAAPNPRFDHLLHMTDGRGTFEHAKLAEPRREHGYCTDDMARVLVVATREPNPGRAIRDLVELGLRFLGDAEGPDGGYRNRMSEHGRWEDRPTFEDCWGRSVWALGSAAAHAEGDGVRQVALARFERAARRRSPWPRAMAFAAIGAAELLAAKPDHREARALLAAAGDMLAALDDNTLWPWPERALAYANAVIPEAMIAAGTLLDRPLLLRQGLDLLGWLLEHETTDGHLSVTPAGGSGPGAIRPSFDQQPIEVAALADACARAAGVDGASCWAGGVALAVAWFLGDNDGSHVMWDPATGGGFDGLQAGGPNRNQGAESTLALLATLQHARHLVPA, from the coding sequence ATGACCGCTGCGCCCAACCCTCGGTTCGACCACTTGCTCCACATGACCGACGGGCGCGGCACGTTCGAACATGCGAAGTTGGCCGAACCGCGACGCGAGCACGGCTACTGCACCGACGACATGGCACGCGTCCTGGTCGTGGCGACTCGCGAGCCGAACCCCGGCCGTGCGATCCGAGACCTGGTCGAGCTCGGCTTGCGCTTTCTCGGTGACGCCGAAGGCCCCGACGGCGGCTACCGCAACCGGATGAGCGAGCACGGTCGTTGGGAAGATCGCCCGACATTCGAGGACTGCTGGGGGCGTAGCGTCTGGGCGCTCGGTTCGGCCGCGGCGCACGCGGAGGGCGACGGGGTGCGCCAGGTGGCCCTGGCCCGGTTCGAGCGGGCGGCGCGACGACGCTCGCCGTGGCCGCGGGCGATGGCCTTCGCCGCCATCGGTGCCGCCGAACTGCTGGCGGCGAAGCCCGACCATCGCGAGGCGCGGGCGCTACTCGCCGCGGCGGGAGACATGCTGGCGGCCCTCGACGACAACACGCTGTGGCCGTGGCCGGAGCGGGCATTGGCCTATGCGAACGCCGTCATCCCCGAGGCCATGATCGCCGCCGGCACGCTGCTCGACCGACCGCTGCTACTGCGTCAGGGCCTCGATCTTCTCGGCTGGCTGCTCGAACACGAAACGACCGATGGGCACCTCTCGGTCACGCCGGCGGGAGGCAGCGGGCCCGGGGCAATCCGCCCGTCCTTCGACCAGCAGCCGATCGAGGTGGCGGCCCTCGCCGATGCCTGCGCCCGGGCCGCCGGCGTCGACGGTGCCTCCTGCTGGGCCGGTGGCGTCGCGCTTGCGGTTGCCTGGTTCCTGGGCGACAACGACGGCTCCCACGTGATGTGGGATCCGGCCACCGGCGGCGGCTTCGACGGTCTCCAGGCGGGAGGTCCGAACCGCAACCAGGGCGCCGAGTCGACGCTGGCCCTGCTCGCCACGCTGCAACACGCGCGCCACCTGGTCCCGGCATGA